From Passer domesticus isolate bPasDom1 chromosome 5, bPasDom1.hap1, whole genome shotgun sequence, the proteins below share one genomic window:
- the LOC135301466 gene encoding serine/arginine repetitive matrix protein 1-like: MESGEPQDCIERAVQSPTTPAHLPSGDASPTHARSYEGGKRRPRRGPSGRGRRAALTARPAKRPQASGARAAPGRARGQPGPLPGPARPERPARTYLLPPPPLRRGRAGPPSRRPPALKAAAPERPQRRPRRRGLRCRSGRLSVPSCSACPAPSAEPARCRGLAPLLARSKGFSERRASTRSSPVFKNADKNPRGKGAITHIPAERQGKRGGFFPFAHQLKGAVSPVWPRESSPACRGQHSYGRQRPGPALPLGQRDLGPLLGSSAPPSVPFVFLLLERSLRFSPHTLPGVGSREGPSRAVGVPQEGTARWQVE, encoded by the exons ATGGAGAGTGGAGAGCCACAGGACTGCATTGAGAG agccgTCCAAAGCCCAACCACCCCGGCCCACCTTCCCTCGGGGGATGCCAGCCCTACCCACGCCCGCTCCTACGAGGGAGGCAAACGCCGCCCGCGCCGCGGGCCGAGCGGCCggggccgccgcgccgcccTCACCGCCCGCCCGGCAAAGCGGCCGCAGGCCTCGGGAGCACGGGCAGCTCCCGGCCGGGCAAGGGGACAGCCGGGCCCGctgcccggcccagcccggccggaGCGCCCGGCCCGCACGTacctgctgccgccgccgccgctgcgccggggccgggccgggccgccctcccgccgcccgcccgcccttAAAGCGGCCGCGCCGGAGCGCCCtcagcgccggccccgccgccgcggccTCCGCTGCCGCTCGGGCCGCCTCTCGGTCCCGTCCTGCAGCGCCTGCCCCGCTCCCAGTGCGGAGCCTGCTCGGTGCCGCGGGCTTGCTCCGCTCCTAGCGCGTTCGAAAGGCTTTTCTGAAAGGCGTGCGTCAACGCGAAGCAGTCCTGTGTTTAAAAACGCTGATAAAAACCCGCGCGGGAAAGGAGCGATAACACACATCCCAGCCGAACGGCAGGGAAAACGAGGGGGATTTTTCCCCTTCGCACATCAGCTCAAGGGCGCTGTCAGTCCGGTGTGGCCCAGGGAAAGCTCTCCGGCCTGTCGGGGACAGCACAGCTACGGCAGGCAGCGCCCAGGGCCGGctctgcccctggggcagcGGGACCTCGGCCCGCTCCTCGGCTCCTCGGCTCCTCCGTCGGTCCCGTTCGTGTTTCTGCTGCTCGAAAGATCCCTTCGCTTCTCTCCCCACACCCTGCCCGGTGTGGGCAGCAGAGAGGGGCCTTCCCGTGCTGTTGGTGTCCCTCAGGAGGGCACAGCTCGGTGGCAG GTAGAGTAA